In one Butyrivibrio proteoclasticus B316 genomic region, the following are encoded:
- the hypE gene encoding hydrogenase expression/formation protein HypE produces the protein MKITMAHGSGGESTSQLIRDVFAKHFHNEILDKLEDSAVVPGAGKLAVTTDSFVVTPILFPGGDIGRLCVCGTVNDLLMSGAKPMYLTCGCILEEGLDIEVLDKVIASMAETANEAGIKIITGDTKVVENKGGESGLIINTSGVGFIDENLDVPGPFKLQDEDRIIISGFLGDHHAAILGTRMGIESNIVSDAAPLCEMVGKLLDNGIRVHAMRDVTRGGLGTVLNEFSSSSKCVIELEEEALPVSPAVKDFCGILGLDPMYMGNEGKMVLSVHRDDAEKAVSLIKESKYGENCCIIGRVEKNDQTAENNSVVLNTRIGGKRIIGLMYGEGLPRIC, from the coding sequence ATGAAGATTACTATGGCCCATGGAAGTGGCGGTGAATCAACATCACAGCTTATAAGAGATGTTTTTGCCAAGCACTTTCATAATGAAATATTAGATAAGTTAGAGGATTCTGCAGTTGTTCCCGGAGCAGGAAAACTTGCAGTTACAACTGACAGTTTTGTTGTTACACCTATTCTTTTCCCAGGTGGTGATATCGGAAGGCTCTGTGTATGCGGAACAGTTAATGACCTTCTCATGAGCGGCGCCAAGCCAATGTATCTGACTTGTGGATGCATTCTTGAAGAAGGTCTTGATATTGAAGTTCTTGATAAGGTTATTGCTTCTATGGCTGAGACAGCGAATGAAGCAGGTATTAAGATAATTACAGGTGATACCAAAGTAGTTGAAAATAAAGGCGGTGAGAGCGGTCTTATCATTAACACATCAGGTGTAGGATTTATTGATGAGAACCTTGATGTTCCGGGACCTTTCAAACTTCAGGATGAAGATAGGATTATTATATCCGGTTTTCTTGGAGATCATCACGCTGCAATACTCGGAACCCGAATGGGAATTGAGTCAAATATTGTATCTGATGCTGCTCCACTTTGTGAAATGGTCGGCAAGCTTCTTGATAATGGCATCAGAGTTCATGCTATGAGAGATGTTACCCGAGGTGGCCTTGGAACTGTACTCAATGAATTTAGTTCTTCTTCTAAATGCGTTATTGAGCTTGAAGAAGAGGCACTTCCGGTTTCTCCTGCAGTTAAGGATTTCTGCGGAATACTTGGCCTTGATCCGATGTATATGGGTAATGAGGGAAAGATGGTCTTATCTGTTCACAGGGATGATGCAGAGAAAGCAGTTTCTCTTATAAAAGAGTCAAAATATGGCGAAAACTGCTGTATAATTGGCAGGGTTGAGAAAAATGATCAAACTGCCGAAAATAATAGTGTGGTCTTAAATACCAGAATTGGCGGAAAACGTATAATTGGTCTTATGTATGGAGAAGGACTTCCAAGAATTTGTTAA
- a CDS encoding adaptor protein MecA — MEFKRINKDTVTCIITEDDMDEQGIKLEDLFEKKKEAMDFLHEVMRKAEEEVDYKPTGSFMPMQITVLPDHSISLTLSENASASFGEILRNLTDKAGIKIPKNVLEDLGDSVDEERINRLNDYLKSLKQLTNSVKNIMEETGIAEKQEPSDKVEINQNATIEDGKKKAALLSNGATISKEALTPEEKAKRDAGRLKFHEYVFTFDDIRTVISFCAKAPKSLSVQSALYKNPEDGKYYLDLLRGDEDAKAFAALFTMAYEFGHFQATNQHVIAHYKENFDCLIKENALAELAKVI, encoded by the coding sequence ATGGAATTCAAGAGAATTAATAAAGATACAGTAACCTGTATTATTACAGAAGATGATATGGATGAGCAGGGAATCAAGCTCGAGGATCTCTTTGAGAAAAAGAAAGAAGCTATGGATTTTCTGCATGAAGTTATGAGGAAAGCTGAGGAGGAAGTTGATTATAAACCAACAGGTTCCTTTATGCCGATGCAGATTACAGTATTACCTGATCATTCGATTTCTCTTACTCTTTCAGAAAATGCTTCAGCTTCATTTGGAGAGATTCTTCGCAATCTCACTGATAAGGCCGGCATCAAGATTCCTAAAAATGTTCTTGAGGATTTAGGTGATTCAGTTGATGAAGAACGTATCAACAGACTTAATGATTATTTAAAGAGTCTCAAACAGCTCACCAATTCTGTAAAGAATATTATGGAAGAGACAGGCATTGCTGAGAAACAGGAACCTTCAGATAAAGTTGAGATCAACCAGAATGCTACTATAGAAGATGGTAAGAAAAAAGCAGCTCTTTTATCTAACGGAGCCACTATATCCAAGGAAGCTCTGACTCCTGAAGAAAAAGCCAAGAGAGATGCTGGCAGACTCAAATTCCATGAGTATGTATTTACATTTGACGATATACGCACGGTGATTTCATTCTGTGCTAAAGCTCCTAAGAGCCTTAGTGTTCAGAGCGCTCTTTACAAGAATCCTGAGGATGGTAAGTATTATCTTGATCTTTTGCGTGGTGACGAAGATGCCAAGGCATTTGCGGCTCTTTTCACGATGGCTTATGAATTCGGACATTTTCAGGCTACCAATCAGCACGTGATTGCTCATTACAAGGAGAACTTCGATTGCCTTATCAAAGAAAATGCGCTTGCTGAGCTTGCCAAGGTTATTTAA
- a CDS encoding pseudouridine synthase codes for MRLNQYIAACGICSRREADKLVAAGRVKVNGISAQAGIQVEDSDEVFVDNKKISLVKENVVLAYYKPVGVVCTEKDTHAERTVTSEVKYPTRVTYAGRLDKDSEGLLILSNDGNLINAMMKSSNKHEKEYEVSVDREISGDFLNRMSNGVYLEELDRTTRGCKVTRTGKKSFRIILTQGLNRQIRRMCNALGYNVESLKRIRVMTVKLSDYDIMPGQYVELDKKSIESLYKACGLRK; via the coding sequence ATGAGGTTAAATCAATACATAGCTGCATGCGGAATCTGTTCAAGACGTGAAGCTGATAAGCTGGTGGCAGCCGGAAGAGTCAAGGTTAACGGGATATCAGCCCAGGCAGGAATTCAGGTTGAGGATTCAGATGAAGTATTTGTAGATAATAAAAAGATTAGTCTGGTAAAAGAAAATGTTGTTCTTGCTTACTACAAGCCTGTTGGCGTTGTATGTACTGAGAAAGACACCCATGCTGAGAGGACTGTTACCAGTGAAGTTAAATATCCTACAAGAGTTACTTATGCAGGTAGACTTGATAAGGATTCTGAGGGGCTTCTGATCCTCTCAAATGACGGAAATCTTATAAATGCAATGATGAAATCTTCCAATAAACATGAAAAAGAATATGAGGTTTCAGTAGATAGGGAAATTAGTGGGGATTTCCTTAATAGAATGTCTAATGGAGTGTATCTGGAAGAACTTGACAGGACCACCAGAGGCTGTAAAGTCACACGAACAGGCAAAAAGAGTTTTAGAATAATCCTTACGCAGGGACTCAACAGGCAGATCAGACGAATGTGTAATGCTCTTGGCTATAATGTAGAAAGCCTAAAGAGAATCAGAGTCATGACAGTAAAACTATCTGACTATGATATTATGCCTGGGCAATATGTGGAACTCGATAAAAAAAGTATCGAGTCTTTATATAAGGCCTGCGGACTTAGAAAATAA
- the ligA gene encoding NAD-dependent DNA ligase LigA, which translates to MSQITEEIRNNYDALVSEIKHHMDLYYNQDEPEISDYEYDQLMIRLKKMESEYPELVSNDSPSQIVGGVAKREAGVKITHNVPMLSIEDVFTTEAVSEWVTKVHALHPGALFSAEIKIDGLSMSLRYRKSPEDDKLHLELAETRGDGLIGEDVTANALMIPDVKRVIDLPYDYLELRGEVYMSHENFEKFNEEQEKSGKKIAANPRNLAAGTLRQLDPTITRDRGLRMFVFNIQDGPQELMESHCKGLEILANAGVPVVFHKQCSDTQEVIAAITEFGNMRENLEYDLDGAVIKVDHTAWRDDFPAGSKYSSGHIAYKYPPEERVVVMDEIIVDVGRTGKLTFTGSFHDRETGKPARLCGTSVSRATLHNQDYINEMQIGIGGEYKLFKSGEIIPKLNGCVKAPEIVYKAPEHCPVCGSLLVREEDTADIRCINPTCPAQVTRTIAYFTSRDAMNIMGLGDTLVDALVSEGYLKTYADIYTLGRHRDELIEKGIIGKVKNTDKLLGEIEKSKENDPVRLLTGLAIRNVGKSTAREIMKHFDDLMELTKVTREGFLQIPDIGETTANDLYEFFHDEHNLQILEQMNSLGLNMKVVESNDSSDKLSGMTIVVTGTLPTLGRKEAEELIVKNGGKASGSVSKKTSLVLAGEAAGSKLTKANDLGIKVINEAEFLEMIK; encoded by the coding sequence ATGTCACAAATTACAGAAGAAATCAGAAATAATTATGATGCACTTGTTTCAGAGATCAAGCATCATATGGATTTATATTACAATCAGGATGAGCCGGAAATATCTGACTATGAATATGATCAGCTTATGATCAGGCTAAAGAAAATGGAGTCTGAATATCCGGAACTTGTATCAAATGATTCTCCAAGCCAGATTGTCGGCGGAGTTGCCAAAAGAGAAGCTGGCGTCAAGATTACTCATAATGTTCCAATGCTATCAATTGAAGATGTATTTACCACTGAGGCAGTAAGTGAATGGGTCACAAAAGTGCACGCCCTTCATCCTGGTGCTTTATTTTCTGCGGAAATTAAGATTGATGGCCTTAGTATGTCACTAAGATACAGGAAGAGTCCGGAAGATGATAAGCTACATTTAGAGCTTGCTGAGACAAGAGGTGATGGACTTATAGGTGAAGATGTAACTGCCAACGCTCTTATGATTCCGGATGTAAAAAGAGTAATAGACCTTCCTTATGATTATCTTGAACTTCGAGGAGAAGTATATATGTCTCACGAGAATTTCGAGAAATTTAATGAGGAACAGGAAAAATCAGGTAAAAAAATAGCTGCGAACCCAAGAAACCTTGCAGCAGGTACCTTAAGACAGCTCGATCCTACTATCACAAGAGACAGAGGGCTTAGGATGTTTGTTTTTAACATTCAGGATGGCCCACAGGAACTAATGGAGTCTCATTGTAAGGGGCTTGAGATACTAGCCAATGCCGGTGTTCCAGTTGTATTCCATAAACAATGCAGTGATACTCAGGAAGTAATTGCTGCAATCACCGAATTTGGCAATATGAGAGAAAACCTGGAATATGACCTTGATGGAGCTGTTATTAAGGTTGACCACACAGCCTGGAGAGATGACTTTCCTGCCGGAAGTAAGTATTCAAGTGGACATATAGCCTATAAGTATCCTCCAGAAGAACGCGTAGTAGTCATGGACGAAATTATAGTAGATGTTGGAAGAACCGGTAAGCTAACCTTTACAGGAAGCTTCCATGACAGAGAGACAGGTAAACCTGCAAGACTATGTGGTACCAGCGTTTCAAGAGCTACTCTTCACAATCAGGATTATATTAATGAGATGCAGATTGGAATTGGCGGCGAATATAAGCTCTTTAAGAGTGGAGAGATCATTCCAAAGCTTAATGGATGTGTTAAGGCGCCTGAAATTGTTTATAAAGCTCCTGAGCATTGTCCTGTTTGCGGCTCACTACTTGTCAGAGAAGAAGATACAGCAGATATCAGATGCATAAATCCTACATGTCCTGCACAGGTTACAAGAACTATAGCATATTTCACAAGCCGCGATGCCATGAATATCATGGGACTTGGAGATACACTTGTAGATGCACTTGTATCAGAAGGTTATCTCAAAACCTACGCAGATATTTATACACTTGGTAGGCATAGAGATGAACTTATTGAAAAAGGAATAATCGGTAAGGTAAAAAATACTGATAAGCTCCTTGGAGAGATAGAAAAGTCTAAAGAGAATGATCCTGTAAGACTCCTGACAGGACTTGCTATCAGAAATGTAGGAAAGTCTACAGCCAGAGAGATAATGAAGCATTTTGATGATCTTATGGAACTTACCAAAGTTACCAGAGAAGGCTTTTTGCAGATACCTGATATTGGTGAAACAACCGCAAATGACCTGTATGAATTCTTCCACGATGAGCATAATTTGCAAATTCTGGAGCAGATGAATTCTCTTGGCCTTAACATGAAAGTTGTTGAATCAAATGACTCCTCAGATAAGCTTTCAGGCATGACTATTGTCGTTACAGGAACACTACCAACTCTTGGAAGGAAAGAAGCAGAGGAACTTATCGTCAAAAATGGTGGTAAAGCTTCAGGAAGCGTATCCAAGAAAACAAGCCTTGTCCTTGCCGGAGAAGCGGCCGGCAGTAAGCTTACTAAAGCAAATGATCTTGGTATAAAGGTAATTAACGAAGCAGAATTTCTTGAAATGATCAAGTAA
- the metA gene encoding homoserine O-acetyltransferase MetA — MPIKIQNDLPAREILEQENIFAVDENRALHQDIRSLQICILNLMPLKEDTELQLLRSMSNTPLQIDVSFMQMSSHHSSNTSPNHLNRFYSTFDELKDNTYDGLIITGAPVEQMDFEEVDYWDELCKVFEWSKTNVTSTFHICWGAQAGIYYHYGIDKKPLDEKLFGVFKHRVMNRKVPLVRGFDDAFYMPHSRHTETPASEIEKCEDLVVLAKSPRAGIFLCMNKTGSQIFVMGHAEYDRLTLDSEYRRDLSKGLKIHVPDNYYPDDNPDNRPDLLWRSHANNLYTNWLNYYVYQNTPYKWGQILDDEKIKMASDVLTKKV, encoded by the coding sequence ATGCCAATTAAGATTCAGAATGACCTTCCTGCAAGGGAAATACTGGAGCAGGAAAATATTTTTGCAGTTGATGAGAACAGAGCGCTGCATCAGGATATCAGATCCCTGCAGATTTGCATATTGAATCTAATGCCACTTAAAGAGGACACAGAATTACAACTCCTCAGGTCAATGTCAAATACACCTCTTCAGATTGATGTATCGTTCATGCAGATGAGTTCACATCATTCCAGCAATACATCACCTAATCATCTTAACAGGTTTTACAGCACCTTTGATGAGCTTAAAGATAACACCTATGATGGACTCATTATTACAGGAGCTCCTGTTGAACAGATGGATTTTGAAGAAGTTGATTACTGGGATGAGCTGTGCAAGGTATTTGAGTGGTCCAAAACAAATGTAACTTCTACCTTCCATATATGCTGGGGTGCCCAGGCCGGAATATACTATCACTATGGAATAGATAAAAAGCCTCTCGATGAGAAACTGTTTGGCGTGTTCAAGCATAGGGTAATGAACAGAAAAGTTCCGCTTGTTCGTGGCTTTGACGATGCTTTTTATATGCCTCATTCCAGACATACAGAAACACCGGCTTCAGAAATAGAAAAATGCGAAGATCTGGTGGTACTTGCTAAGTCTCCCAGAGCCGGAATCTTTTTGTGCATGAATAAAACCGGTAGTCAGATCTTTGTAATGGGCCATGCTGAATATGACAGGCTCACGCTGGATTCTGAGTATAGAAGAGATTTGTCTAAGGGGCTTAAGATTCATGTTCCGGATAATTATTATCCTGATGATAACCCAGATAACAGACCAGACCTCTTGTGGCGGTCTCATGCCAACAATCTTTATACAAACTGGCTCAACTACTACGTATATCAGAATACACCTTATAAATGGGGCCAGATCCTTGATGATGAGAAGATAAAAATGGCATCTGATGTACTTACCAAAAAAGTATGA
- a CDS encoding polysaccharide deacetylase family protein, with translation MKEGIEMDIKLRNIYTAFPEGKHKVLTLSYDDGKIPDRRLVALFNEYGLKGTFNVNSGLFDIPYSEAYNERIPVTEYKSLYEGHEVACHTYTHPTIARCPKEQIALQVLEDRRVLEKELHRTVRGMAYPNGSYDDTVAEIFRSCGIVHARTVNSTHSFALPEDYLKWHPTCHHADKSLFDLAKEFTDLHKTQYMYMFYVWGHSYEFERDNNWDIIEKFAREMYGHDDIWYATNIDIVDYLDASSRIQVSVDGTFAYNPSAISVWIEVDKKPVILLPGKYTEI, from the coding sequence ATGAAAGAAGGCATAGAAATGGATATAAAGCTTAGGAATATATATACTGCTTTTCCTGAAGGTAAGCATAAAGTATTGACTCTTAGCTACGACGATGGCAAGATTCCTGACAGAAGGCTGGTTGCTCTTTTTAATGAGTACGGTTTAAAGGGAACTTTTAACGTAAATTCCGGTCTTTTTGATATACCTTATAGTGAAGCTTACAATGAGAGAATTCCCGTTACTGAATATAAGAGCCTATATGAAGGCCACGAAGTTGCCTGCCATACCTATACTCACCCGACTATTGCCAGATGCCCCAAAGAGCAGATAGCGCTTCAGGTTCTGGAAGATAGAAGAGTACTGGAAAAAGAACTTCATAGAACTGTAAGAGGCATGGCATATCCCAATGGTTCCTATGATGATACAGTAGCTGAAATATTCAGAAGCTGCGGAATTGTGCACGCCAGGACAGTTAATTCAACGCATTCTTTTGCACTTCCGGAGGATTACCTTAAATGGCATCCTACATGTCATCATGCAGATAAGTCTCTTTTTGATCTGGCCAAAGAGTTTACTGATCTTCATAAAACTCAATACATGTACATGTTCTATGTTTGGGGACATAGTTATGAGTTTGAGAGAGATAATAACTGGGATATTATAGAGAAATTTGCAAGAGAAATGTATGGACACGATGATATCTGGTATGCAACCAATATTGATATTGTAGATTATTTGGATGCATCATCAAGGATTCAGGTATCAGTCGACGGAACATTTGCATACAATCCAAGTGCAATAAGTGTTTGGATAGAAGTTGATAAAAAGCCCGTTATACTATTACCGGGTAAGTATACAGAAATTTAA
- a CDS encoding phosphatase PAP2 family protein — protein MDIQYLLWLQELRGATGGLFDEFFNALSKFAVNFLPFLPFIIFWGVDKKWGYIFMTNHFFGELLNGVIKLTVCAYRPWIRSDLIEPAGDSKTAATGYSFPSGHTRTATTVYGTIFVWQKDKRKWLAVLCAVLIVLTGFSRNFLGVHTPQDVVVAFLESILVIFVVGIVSKKIDGNEKVYDILTAIGVIVVIASLAYIQLKSYPMDYDAAGKLLVDPQKMMNDCFKAAGAFLGFLIGSYVDRHYIHYEIPFGSRYLPLLVCVGAGLCLAWKELFAPATIVAAFGGHWGNFIARLIMVLFAMIIWPLVIRKECAE, from the coding sequence ATGGACATTCAGTATTTACTTTGGCTTCAGGAACTGAGAGGTGCAACAGGGGGATTGTTTGATGAGTTTTTCAATGCTTTATCTAAGTTTGCAGTAAACTTCTTACCATTTTTACCATTTATTATTTTCTGGGGAGTTGATAAGAAGTGGGGCTATATCTTCATGACAAACCATTTCTTTGGAGAGCTTTTAAACGGCGTAATTAAGCTTACAGTTTGTGCTTATCGCCCATGGATAAGGTCAGATCTTATAGAGCCTGCAGGTGATTCCAAAACGGCTGCAACAGGATATTCTTTCCCAAGTGGTCATACCAGAACAGCAACTACAGTATATGGAACGATTTTTGTCTGGCAAAAAGATAAACGTAAGTGGCTCGCAGTTTTGTGCGCAGTTCTAATCGTACTTACAGGATTTTCCAGAAACTTCCTTGGAGTACATACTCCTCAGGACGTTGTTGTAGCTTTTCTTGAATCAATTCTTGTAATATTCGTTGTGGGTATCGTTTCTAAAAAAATAGATGGAAATGAGAAGGTTTATGATATCCTGACTGCTATTGGAGTCATAGTAGTTATTGCTTCATTAGCATACATTCAGCTTAAGTCATATCCTATGGATTATGACGCAGCAGGAAAACTCCTTGTTGATCCTCAGAAGATGATGAATGACTGCTTTAAGGCTGCAGGCGCTTTCCTTGGATTCTTAATTGGTAGTTATGTAGACAGGCACTATATTCATTACGAAATCCCATTTGGATCCAGATATCTGCCATTGCTTGTATGCGTTGGTGCTGGTCTCTGCCTTGCCTGGAAAGAACTGTTTGCTCCTGCAACAATCGTTGCTGCATTTGGCGGTCATTGGGGAAATTTCATTGCAAGACTGATCATGGTACTATTTGCTATGATAATTTGGCCTCTAGTTATTAGAAAAGAGTGTGCGGAGTAA
- a CDS encoding DUF2798 domain-containing protein: MLPQNKIQDVFFTILMAFVMVYAMICYNISLNVGGLQNFVFLAAFKEMLIMWPIAVVLELLFVGKLAQKLAFRFVTPGKDPMIMMILAISAMSVCLMCPLMSLAATILFKSAGSEFVAVWFQTTALNFPMALCWQIFIAGPLVRNVFGFCVRALFKNAGNKDKEAA; encoded by the coding sequence ATGTTACCACAGAATAAGATTCAGGATGTATTTTTCACTATTTTAATGGCATTTGTCATGGTGTATGCAATGATCTGCTACAATATTTCTCTTAATGTAGGCGGACTTCAGAACTTTGTATTTCTTGCCGCATTTAAAGAGATGCTGATCATGTGGCCAATAGCAGTTGTACTTGAGCTTTTATTTGTAGGAAAGCTTGCCCAGAAACTTGCGTTTAGATTTGTTACTCCGGGTAAGGACCCTATGATCATGATGATACTTGCAATTTCTGCAATGTCTGTATGCCTTATGTGCCCACTTATGAGCCTTGCTGCTACTATTTTATTTAAGTCTGCAGGCTCTGAGTTTGTAGCTGTTTGGTTTCAGACAACAGCACTTAATTTCCCAATGGCGCTCTGCTGGCAGATATTCATCGCAGGACCTCTTGTAAGAAATGTATTTGGATTTTGCGTAAGAGCACTTTTCAAAAATGCCGGAAATAAGGATAAAGAAGCTGCTTGA
- a CDS encoding MATE family efflux transporter produces MENELFEKAPIPKAYLKMALPVVMGMIVTLIYNLVDTYFIALTNDTNLIAGISLCAPLFTLLLAIGDIFGIGGSSVISRLLGTGDIENARRKSTFCFYLSVITGIIFTVLMLIFKDTVLSILGADQVTYQFANQYYSWLILGSTFVIFALVPSNLLRAEGMSLSSMIGSIIGTIVNIILDPIFIFTLGLGAAGAAIATVIGYIVTCLFFVICIIKKSKVLSLDIRLLTLDADSFTDIFSIGLPSSITNLMQTIGITLTNRFLLPYGSDNVAIMGIVLKIVNIALLVIVGLSFGGQPLIGYNYGAKLKDRLKKIIRFGMALTGGTGFAFLVILSIAAKPIIGRFLDDPEMIQTGAYMLRLQLLGAPLMGICLIIICTFQSTGKAIGAFILSACRQGIVFLPVIFVMSHILGLTGVIAAQFVADLFTTIIAFALFNRLLGKEIKK; encoded by the coding sequence ATGGAAAACGAATTATTTGAAAAAGCCCCAATTCCAAAAGCTTATCTTAAGATGGCTCTTCCTGTAGTAATGGGAATGATTGTAACGCTCATCTACAACCTGGTTGACACTTACTTTATAGCCTTAACTAATGACACTAATCTGATAGCGGGTATTTCTCTTTGCGCGCCGCTATTCACCCTTCTTTTGGCAATAGGCGATATATTTGGCATAGGAGGAAGCTCTGTAATATCTAGGCTTCTGGGCACCGGTGATATTGAAAATGCCAGGAGAAAAAGTACATTTTGCTTTTACCTGTCTGTAATAACAGGCATTATTTTTACGGTATTGATGCTGATATTTAAGGATACAGTTCTGTCAATTCTCGGTGCAGATCAGGTAACATATCAGTTTGCCAATCAATATTATTCCTGGCTCATACTTGGATCAACATTTGTAATATTCGCACTTGTACCATCTAATCTCCTACGAGCAGAGGGAATGTCACTTAGTTCAATGATAGGCTCTATTATCGGAACTATTGTTAATATTATCCTTGACCCGATCTTCATCTTTACGCTTGGGCTTGGTGCTGCCGGAGCAGCAATTGCAACTGTAATCGGCTATATTGTAACATGTCTCTTTTTTGTTATATGCATTATCAAAAAGAGCAAAGTCCTAAGTCTGGATATAAGACTTTTAACACTTGATGCTGATTCATTTACTGATATTTTTTCAATCGGCCTTCCTTCAAGTATTACCAACCTGATGCAGACAATCGGAATCACTCTTACCAACAGATTTCTTTTGCCATATGGCTCGGATAATGTTGCAATAATGGGAATTGTTCTTAAGATTGTTAATATCGCGCTTTTAGTTATTGTAGGCCTTTCCTTTGGAGGCCAGCCTCTTATCGGATACAATTATGGTGCTAAATTAAAAGATAGACTAAAGAAGATCATCAGATTTGGTATGGCGCTTACAGGAGGCACAGGATTTGCATTTCTGGTTATCCTATCAATTGCAGCTAAACCTATAATAGGAAGATTTCTGGATGATCCCGAGATGATACAGACCGGTGCATATATGTTAAGACTGCAGCTCTTGGGTGCTCCTCTTATGGGAATATGTCTTATAATAATTTGCACATTCCAGTCAACGGGCAAAGCTATAGGCGCATTTATTCTATCAGCCTGCAGACAGGGAATAGTCTTTTTGCCTGTTATATTTGTAATGAGTCATATCCTGGGGCTTACAGGCGTAATCGCTGCGCAGTTTGTAGCTGACTTATTTACTACAATTATAGCATTTGCCTTATTTAACAGGCTTTTAGGAAAAGAAATCAAGAAATAA